One segment of Gopherus flavomarginatus isolate rGopFla2 chromosome 8, rGopFla2.mat.asm, whole genome shotgun sequence DNA contains the following:
- the LOC127056879 gene encoding uncharacterized protein LOC127056879, translating into MNLQGQQCESLRKEKLSHTENYANSIPFLSDFTVVDRSGVDTDVDLAGLDVVLVSVDKVITVVLETDKIQVGLVVDVVTIGCDVASPGLEVGTVSFGFSEAVVPADINGCIVLDTVTEELGADVVEEEVGEAVVPADINGCVVPGTVTEVVSVDVVEEEVGEAVVPADINGWVVPGTLTEVVSVDVVEEEVGEAMVPADINGWVVPDTVTEVLGVDVVEEDRSVCVVPSGLTVNVLSGA; encoded by the exons ATGAATCTGCAGGGACAACAATGTGAGAGCCTGCGAAAAGAAAAACTCAGTCACACAG AAAATTATGCAAATTCCATACCTTTTTTATCTGATTTTACTGTAGTGGACAGATCAGGTGTAGATACAGATGTGGATTTGGCGGGTTTGGATGTGGTTTTGGTATCTGTAGATAAGGTTATCACTGTTGTTCTGGAAACAGACAAAATACAAGTAGGTTTAGTGGTAGATGTAGTTACAATAGGTTGTGATGTTGCATCACCAGGTTTGGAGGTAGGAACAGTCTCTTTCGGTTTCAGTGAAGCTGTGGTCCCAGCAGATATCAATGGCTGCATTGTCCTGGACACGGTAACTGAGGAACTGGGTGCTGATGTTGTGGAAGAGGAGGTGGGTGAAGCTGTGGTCCCAGCAGATATCAATGGTTGCGTAGTCCCGGGCACGGTAACTGAG GTAGTGAGCGTTGATGTTGTGGAAGAGGAG GTGGGTGAAGCTGTGGTCCCAGCAGATATCAATGGCTGGGTAGTCCCGGGCACGCTAACTGAGGTAGTGAGCGTTGATGTTGTGGAAGAGGAG GTGGGTGAAGCTATGGTCCCTGCAGATATCAATGGATGGGTAGTCCCTGACACGGTAACTGAGGTACTGGGCGTTGATGTTGTGGAAGAGGATAGGAGTGTATGTGTGGTCCCATCTGGGTTAACCGTTAATGTGCTCTCAGGTGCTTGA